Sequence from the Deinococcus radiotolerans genome:
CCTGCACGGCCTGCAGGTGGACGCCAGCGAGGACACCCTCCTGAAAGCCATCACGGTGCACTCCGCGAAGATGCACGGCCGCGCCCCCGACGGGCACGTGCTGATGCGCGTCTTCTTCAAGGACATCGAACCCGCAAAAGCCCGAGTCATGGCGCAGGAAACCGCCGAGCGGCTCTTCGGCGCGCAGGGCGACCCGCTCTGGCACGCGTTCGGCGACTGGCGCGGCAAGAACCCCGCGTACGTCGTCGGACACCTCGACCACATCGCCCGCATCCGCGCCGCGCTGCCCGCGCACCAGCAGATCGCCGGAGCCAGCTACACCGGCGTCGGCGTCCCCGACTGCGTGAACGCCGGACGCACCGCCGCCCGCGCCATCCTGACCCCCGTCACCGCGTAGACTGAAGCCCACCACGCACCGCTTCCACCCCGGAGGCGGTGCGTTTTCCTGTCATACCAGATGATGTATACCGCACCTGCATTTGACCGTTCCTGACACCGCATGTAGACTCCGGCTGTCGTTGCAAGTGCAACACTTCGCAGGAACAGAGGGAAGTCCGGTCACATCCCGAATATGGGATTTCAGTCCGGCACGGTCGCGCCACGGTCTCCAGTCCGAACGCTCGCCTCGCGAAGAGACGCCCATATCGTTGTCCCCGCGCACGGGGCTCAAGGCGGATCTTCTATGGCTCAATAGCTTGGATTGTCGACAGTAGAAACGACACCATTTCTCTCCCATGACACGAATAGCTCGTGTCAGATCCTGAGGAGTGCAATGCTTCTAGATATACTGATCGTCATTTCGGCCGCGTCATTGACGTTGTTGCAACTGAGATCAAAGAAAACGGCGTTATCCGATCTGACCCCCTTCTATGATTTTCTCCAGAATGTTGGACGAAGCGCGTTGATCGCTTTAGTGATTACTAAACTGTTTTTCCTGGCGGAACTGTACATCAAGAACACGCCAGGGGGCTAGATCCTATACAACATGATGTATATCGATCAGGCGTTTGACCGCGATCAGTACAAGATGTAGACTTCTGCAGTCGCTGCACACGCAGCACTTTGCGGGAACAGAGGGAAGTCCGGTCACGCCCCACAGGGGGGTTCAGTCCGGCACGGTCGCGCCACGGTTCACAGTCCGAACGCTCGCCCAGCAAAGAGACGCCCACTTCACGGCCCCCGCGCAAGGGGCACAAGGCGGTTTTCCCTTGATCACCTGACAACCACTGCCCCGCTGCCCCTGACCCGGCCCCGCTCTGACTGCGGCGCACGTTCGGAACACCGCCGAACCTGCCCCTCCGTCGCCGCCGGGCCTCCCCGACTTCCTCTCGCTCCGCTCGGGTTCGTCTGACGACTCACCGGAAGCCCCTCAGAGGTGTTCCATGACCCTGCCCCTGTCCCGTCCGCTGGGCGGCCTTTCACCCGTACCACCGCGTGAGACGCGCGTGACGCACGTCGTCTTTCCCGGCCTGACGAACCATCACGGCACGCTGTTCGGTGGTGAGGCGCTGTCGTTGATGGATTCGGCGGCGTTCATCGCGGCGACCCGGCACTGCCGGAAGAAGGTGGTGACGCGGCACTTGGACGCTATGGAGTTCCGGCATCCGATTCCGCAGGGGTCGCTGGTGGAACTCGTGGCGCGCGTGGTGCGGACTGGGCGGACGAGCATGACGGTGCAGGTGGACGTGTTCCGTGAGGACATGTACAGCGAGACGCGGGAACTGGCGTGCGCGGGAACGTTCGCGCTTGTGGCGCTGGGTGAGGATGGGCAGCCGGCGCCCGTGCCCCCACTGGCGGCAGAGGAGTGAGGTTGGTGTTCGATTCCCTGACGGGGAACGTGCGGCGGTTCGCGACGGCCCTGGCGCGCGAGGCGGGGGGCCTGCCGGTCGGGTCGGTGCGGGACGCGCCGCCCGCGCCGGGTGAGGGGTTCCTGCTGCTGACGTACACGTTCGGGTCGGGGCAGGTGCCGGACAGCACCGCCGCGTTCCTGCGCGAGCACGGGGCGGGCCTGCGGGGCGTGGTGTCGAGCGGCAGTTACCACTGGGGGGAGAACTTCGGGCGGGCGGGCGACCGGATCGCCGCGCAGTTCGGGGTGCCGCTGGTCGCCCGGCTGAACAAGGGCGGGACGGCAGCGGACCGCGCGGCGGTGCTGGCGTGGCTGGCGGGGCAGGGTAAGGAATCGAGTGCAGCGTGGGTGTCGCCCGTGGTGGCGGAAAGGACGAACGAATGGATCCCTGGATTGAACTGAACAACAAGGTGCTGGCGGGTGGCGTGGTGGACACGTCGCATGATCAGGAGGCGCTGCGGGTGTACTTCCGCGAGAAGGTCAACCCGAACACCGTGACCTTCCCCAGCCTGGAGGAGAAGATCGCCACGCTGACCGAGCGGGGCGTGTGGGACACCGCCGTGTTCGTGCGCTTCACGCCGCAGGAGGTCCGCGCGGTGTTCGAGCGGGCGTACGGGCTCAACTTCCGCTTCCGGTCGTTCATGGGCGCGTTCAAGTTCTACAGCGAGTACGCGACCATGACCCCGGACCGCAAGCAGTGGCTGGAGCGGTACGAGGACCGCCTGAGCGTCACGGCGCTGGCCCGCAGCGAGTCCCTGCCGGAAGCGCTGGAACTCGTCGAGCATCTGGTGAACCAGACGTTCACGCCCGCCACGCCCACCCTGATGAACTCCGGGAAGGCGAACACGGGGCGGCTGGTCAGCTGCTTCCTGCTGCAGGACTGCACGGACAACCTGGATTCGATCACGAAGACGCTGTCGTTCGTGGCGGAACTCAGCAAGGGCGGCGGCGGGATCGGCGTGGAGGTCAGCAACCTGCGCGCGCGCGGCGAGAGCCTGCGCGGCATTCAGAACGTCACGAAGGGCGTCATGGGCGTGGCGAAGATGCTGGACAACATGCTGCGCTACGCGGATCAGGCGGGGCAGCGGCCCGGTGCGGGCGCGATCTACCTGAGCGTCATGCACCCGGATTTCCTGGACACCCTGAGCGCGAAGAAGATCGCCTCGGACGAGGATGCCCGCCTGAAGACCCTGTCCATGGGCGCGACCATCCCGGACATCTTCCTGGAGAAGGCCCGCGCCGGGCAGGACATCTACCAGTTCTACCCGCACTCGCTGTTCCAGGAGACCAAGCGCGAGTTCACCAGCATCGACTGGACGCGCGAGTACGACACCCTGGCCGCGAACCCGCGCCTGCGCAAGAAACTCGTGTCGCCCCGCCGCATCCTGGAGGACATTGCCGTCACGCAGGGCGAGAGCGGCTACCCGTACCTGCTGTTCGAGGGCAACGCGAACCGCGCGAACCCCATCCCGAACGTCGGGACGATCAAGATGAGCAACCTGTGCAGCGAGATCCTACAACCCACCCTCCCCAGCACCTTCCACGCCTACGGGCAGGAGGACAGGGATCAGGTGGGTCTGGACGTCAGCTGCAACCTCGCGTCGCTGGTCATCGAGCAGAGCCTCGCCAGCGGCGACCTGGGGCGCGTGGTGCGCTCGGCGGTGAAACTGCTGGACAACGTGGCCCGCTCGACCAGCATCCACGAGGTGCCCGCCGTGAAACGCGCCAACGAGGAGATGCGCAGCATCGGCCTGGGCGCCATGGGCCTGCACTCGTTCCTGGCGAAGAACGAACTCGTGTACGGCAGCCCCGAGGCGCTGGAGTTCGTGAACGTGTACTTCGCCGCCGTGCACTACCACGCCCGGCGCACCAGCATGCAGATCGCGCGGGATACCGGCTTCGTGTTCCAGGGCTTCCACGGCAGCCGCTACCAGACCGGCGAGCACTTCGCGCAGTACGTGCAGGAGGACTTCCTGCCGACCACGCCCGAGGTCGCCGCGCTGTTCGACGGACACGACCTCCCCACCCGCGCCGACTGGCATGCGCTCGTGCAGGACATCCAGACGCACGGACTGGCGCACTCCTTCGTCATGGCCATCGCGCCCACCGGCAGCATCAGCTACGTCAGCAACGCCTCGGCCAGCATCATGCCCATCACCGAACGCGTCGAGACCCGCACGAGCAACAAGGCCCGCACCATCTACCCCATGCCGCACCTGAACGAACTGACCGAATGGTTCTACGAGGAAGCGTACGACATGGACCAGAAGCGCGTCATCGACACCGTCGCCGCCGCGCAACGCCACGTGGACCAGGGCATCTCCTGCACGCTGTTCGTGCCCAGCAACGCCAGCACCCGCACCCTGCAACGCTACTACCTGTACGCCTACGCCAGAGGCCTGAAAACGCTGTACTACACGCGACTGCGCAAGGTCAGCATCGACGAGTGCCTGAACTGCGCCATCTGACGGCGGTAGGGGTGAGGGGGTTGATATCGGTTTGCACGAACCTGCGGGGTCTGACCGTCCAAAGGTCGAAGAGGCCAAGAAAAGGCCCTCTACCACGCCATTCTTGGACCCTCAGACATTTAGACTCTCAGCCCCTTCCCCCAAATCGCCACCTGATAGACCCCCTCTCCCCTCCCCATTCCCTGTGAGACCTGATATGACCCGAGCCCCCTTTACTGCCACGAACTGGAGCGACCCCGAGGACAGCTTCTCGGTGACGTTCTACGAGAAGTACACGTCCCAGCTGTGGTTCCCGGACGAGATTCCGCTGACGAACGACGCGATTCACTGGAAGAGCCTGACCGAGCAGGAACGCTGGACGTACATGCACGCCTCGGCGGGCCTGAACGCGCTGGACACGCTCCAGGGCGAGGTGGGCATGCCGGCCCTGCGCGGCCTGGTGGACGGGCACATCCGCAAGGCGACCTTGCAATTCCAGGGGATGATGGAGGACATCCACGCGCGCAGCTACAGCCTGATGAACAAGACGTTCCTGACGACCACCGAGGAACGCGCCGTGTTCGCGTGGGTGGAGGCGCAGCCGCAGCTTCAGTTCAAGATTCAGTTCATCGAGGACGTGTTCCGCGACCCGGACGTCAGCGACTTCGGCCTGTGGCGGAAGATGGTCGTGTCGTGCATGCTGGAAACCGCGCTCTTCTACAGCGGCTTCTACTACCCGCTGCTGCTGGCCGGTCAGGGCCGCATGGTGTCGGCCGGGGAGATCTTCAACCTGATCATCCTCGACGAGGCCGTGCACGGCGTGTACGTGGCGCTGCTGGCGCAGGAGAAGTTCGCCGCGATGACCGAAGAGGAGCAGGCGCAGGCCCTCGCGTGGTACGAGCAGAGCCTCGACACGCTGTACCGCAACGAACTGGCGTACACCGAGGTGCTGTACGGCGGCGTGAACCTTGCCCAGGACGTCGCCACGTTCATCCGTTTCAACTTCAACGTACTGGCGGACAATCTGGGCCTGGACCGCCGCTTCCCCGACGAGGACGTGAATCCCGTCGTGCTGAACGGCATCCGCTCACGCGGCACCACGCATGACTTTTTCAGCGCCAAGGGCAGCAGCTATGCCAAGCTGCGGGTTGAAGCCCTGACGGATGAGGACTTCAGCGAACTCTGGCCCGCTCAGGAGGTCGCCCATGACTGACCCGAAACCCTTCGTGCTGTTCACGCAGGACCAGTGCCCGCAGTGCGAGACCCTCAAACGCATGCTGACCCTCCCCCTGCGCGGCGCGTTCGACGACCAGATCGAAGTGCTGCACCGCCAGCAGAACCCCGACGCCTTCACCGCCCTGGCCGACGCGCACGCCCTGGCCCGCACCCCCGCCCTGCTGCACCGCCCCAGCGGGAAGCTGCTGCTCGACACCGGCAGCCTCGGCGCGGTCAAGGCGTTCCTGACGCAGTAGGAATGTGACCCCAGGCACGCCTGTCACAGCGTTTTTCAGCTGAATTCTGCTTACAGTAGACTGACCGGGTGAGTCTCCGCACGACTGTTCTTGGACTGTTCCTCTTCACATCTGCCGCATCTGCCGAGCTGTGCTTCCCGCAGTACGTCCCGCAGGAAGAGAATGCGTGGAGCGTGTTCACCAGCATGATGCTCCCCAGCAACACCATCGAGAAGTTCTTCGATGACAATGGCAAGCTTGAACGCTGGACAGAAACCACGTTCGACGGCCGGACATTGACGCGCAACATCTACGTCGTGGATGCCTTCGCCAGCAGGACGACGGTCACCGCACAGGTCAACCAGGGCGTCTTTCAGCGGGCCCGGAAATGGTTCGTGCCGGGAGACGACATCGACCTGCCGTCCTCACGCGAAGACCGGGTCAAGACACTCGGGCAGGTCAACCTCAACGCGGGCCGCTTCGGGCCAACTGACATCACGCTGAACTATGACGGGACCGGTCGCCCCCTTTACCTAAAAATGAACGTTCCAGAGCTCTACAACGCCAAAGACATCGAGATTGCCTGCCAATACCCCAGCCCACAACAGGTGATCATGACCGAGACGCTCTACGGCCAGACCATAACCACCACCGCCGAACTGAACGAACGCGGTCAACTCAGTAGACTGACTAGGAAAGGCGGATCGACAGGCTCCGTCACCGTTTTCGGCGCGCCAGACGCCCAGCGTCGCATCGTGTACACCACAGCCCGGCTGGACGGCTTCGTGACGGAGAACGGCACGCTCCTTCTGGACGAGCAGGGCCGAGTCGTGAATGAGACCTCCACCGCCACCCAGTTTGGAAAGGAAACGAGCGTCACGACCTGGGAATATAACGCTCAGGGACAATGGACCGCCAAAACCCTGACGATTGAGGGGCGCACCTACCGCACGACGCGCACAATCCAGAACTAGGGACGGTCTTCCCGCGAGGGGGCTGCTCCCATCCGGCCTAGTTCACCCGATCACCACGCTATCTGCGCGGCTGACAAGAACCGCCACACCCTTCTCTCACTCCACGCCCAGCGCCGCTAGTTCCTCCCGGAGCTGCGCGGCGTTCTCGTAGCGGATGGCGTGCATGCCGACCCGGCGGGCGGCTTCGGTGTTCTGGGCGCGGTCGTCGATCATGACGGCCTCGTGCGGGGCGACGGCGGCCAGCGTGAGGGCGGCGCGGTAGATGGCGGGGTTGGGTTTCATGAGTTCCAGCGTGGAGGACGTGAAGAACGCCAGCAGGAACTCGCTGAGGCCGAAGGTGCGGACGCGGTGGTCGTTCAGGTCGCGGCCCTCGTTGTTCAGGGCGTACAGGCGGTGGCACGTGGCGAGATCACGGGCGAGGGCCAGGGCGCCCTCGTGCGGGGTGCTCTGCGCTTCCATCGCGGCGCGGAACTCGCCCGGCGTGAAGGTCTGCGGGTGGCAGAACACGGTCTGCTCCAGGTACTCGTCCAGGGTCATGCGGCCCAGTTCCAGTTCGGGCACGGCCAGCTTGTGCCGCTCACCGAAGTCCGTGGCGTCCAGGCCGAACTGCGCGGCGACGACGGCGCGCTGCTCACGGTCCCAGCCGTTGCTGAGCAGGACGCCGCCGATGTCGAAGAAGAGGGCGCGGATGGTCATGCCCGCAGGGTACGCCCGTGACAGACCGGGGCCGCCTGATCGCCAAGGAAGGGTGAGGTGCCGCGCCCGCGCCGTCCTCCCGATGAGGGAGGATGGAGCATGCGTTCCGTCCTGGTGCCTGGCCTGACCCTCCCGCCCCTGGCCGGGGCGGAACGGCTGGAGGTGAGCGGGCACGGGGTCCGGCTCGGTGGGTACGTGTGGCCGCAACCTCAGGCCGCGCCGCTGTTCGTGCTGCTGCACGGGTACGGGCAGGACGCCGCCGCGATGGTCCGGCCGGCTGAGGCCTTGCAGGCGCGGGGGGCGGCGGTCGTGAGCCTCTCGATGCGCGGCTGGCGCGGTTCCGGGGGGTGCGACGACTACGGGCGCAGTCATCCGGCTGATCTCCGGGCAGCCCTGGGAGACGTCCGGGCGCGCGTGCCCGCTTCGTCGGTAGTGCTGCTGGGCTTCTCGATGGGTGGCCTGATGGCCCTGCTGGCCGCTCGGCAGGGCGTCCCGCTGGACGGGGTGGTGGCCGTCAGTGCGCCCACCGATCTGCGGCGCGTGTATGAGACGACCGGGTACCGGAGGCTGCGCCGCTACTACGACGCGGTGCTCACGCCGGAGCAGTGGGTTAGCTGTTCCCCGGCGCGTTTCACGCGGGGCTGGCGCGTACCGACGCTGAATGTGGTGGGCCTGCGCGACACCATCTGCCCGCCGTGGGAGGGGCAGAGCTTCGCGGCAGCCGTGCGTGGGGGGCTGCTGGAAGTGCCGGATATGGGCCACGAGCCCGGGCCGGACCACTGGCCGGTGATCGTGGAGGCGGCCCTGGCCCGGTTTGCTCCGGCCCTGGTGCAGCGCTGACCTCGCGTCCGGCGGGGCAGCCGGCGCCGTACGGGAGGTCAGCGCACGCCCTTACTTCGTGTCGTACCAGTTCGGGCCGACGCCGATCTCGACAGCGAGGGGCACCGTGAGGCTGGCGGCGCCTTCCATGATGCGGCGCACGGTCCCGCTGATCTCCTCGGCCCGGTCCTCGGGGGCTTCGAGGAGCAGTTCGTCGTGCACCTGCAGCAGGAGGCGGGCGCCGGTGCCCTGGAGTTCGCGTTCCAGGGTGATCATGGCGAGTTTGATGATGTCGGCGGCGGTGCCCTGGATGGGCATGTTGTACGCGAGGCGTTCCCCGGCCTCGCGCAGGGTGCGGTTGGTAGCGACGAGTTCGGGGACGTAGCGGCGGCGGCCGTAGAGGGTCTCGACGTAGCCGTGCTGGCGGCCGAATTCCAGGGTGCGGTCGATGTACGCGCGGATGCCGGGGTACGTGGCGAAGTACGTCTCGATGAAGCCAGCAGCATCGGCGTAGGGAATGCCGAGATCGTTGCTGAGTCGGTGGGCGCTCATGCCGTACAGCACGCCGAAGTTCACGGTCTTGGCGGCGCGGCGCTGATCGGGCGTGATGGTGCCCTCGTTCAGGCCGAGGACCTGCGCGGCGGTGCGGCGGTGAATGTCCGCGCCGTCCTGGAACGCCTGCTGCATGAGTGGATCGTCGGCGATGTGAGCCAGGAGGCGCAGTTCGATCTGCGAGTAGTCGGCGCTGATCAGGCAGAAGCCGGGGTCAGCGATGAAGCCCTTGCGGATCTCGCGGCCGGTCTCGCTGCGGATGGGGATGTTCTGGAGGTTGGGGTTGAGGCTGCTCAGGCGGCCGGTGGCGACGGCGGCCTGAGCGAAGGTGGTGTGCAGGCGGCCCGTGCGGGGGTTGACGAGGTTGGGAAGGGGGTCGAGGTACGTGCCGCGCAGTTTTTCCAGTTCGCGGTATTCGAGCAGGGCGGGGATGATGGGGTGCTCGTCGCGCAGGGGTTCGAGGGCGGCGACGGCGGTGCTGCGCTTGCCCGTCAGTTTGGTCTTCTTGCCGCTGGCGAGGCCCAGTTCGTCGTACAGGACAGCTTCAAGCTGATCGCGGCTGCGGATCTGGAATTCCCGGCCGGCCAGCGAGTGGATCTGGGCTTCCAGGGTACTCAGGCGAGCGCCGGTGGCGGCGGACAGGCCGCGCAGGTACTCGCTGTCGAGCCGCACGCCGCGCACTTCCATGCGGGCCAGGACGGCGGACAGGGGTTTTTCCATGTCGTCGTAGAGGGTGCGGCGGGCGTCGTCCAGCAGGGGCGGCAGGAGGTCGAGGAGCTGCGCGGTAATCGCGGCGCGGCCGGCGGCGTCGTCGGGCCAGGGGACGTTCAGATACCGCCCCGCGACGGCGCTCATGGTGGTGTTGGCCGGGTCGAGCAGGTACGCCATCAGCAGGGGGTCGTCGCCGGGTTCCACGCTCGTGCCGCGCACGCTGAGGTGCGTGGCGAGGGCCTTGGCGGCGGCGGCGGTGACGCTGCGCTGCGCGACGAACTGCGCGTCGTCCACCGTGGCCGGGAACTGCTCGCGGAGTTTCGCGGCCGCCTTCTCCTGCTCCTTGCGGGCCTTCTCGGCGGCTTTCTGCTGGGTCTTGGTGAGGGGCGCGGCGGGTTCGTCGGGGGCGTCGAACAGGCCGCCGGGCTGGGCGTAGACTTCGGCCTTGCGCCACTCGGCGGGTTCGGTGGTGGGCGCGGTGCGGACAGTGCCGGTCGTGCCGTCGAGGTCCAGGGTGGCAGCGTCCACGAGGGCGGCGGTCAGGTCGTCCTCACGGGACAGGCGGTAGCCCCAGATGACGCCCTGCGCGGGGGTGCGCCACTCGGCCTCCTGGATGGTCAGGGCCGGGACGGCGGGCACGTCGGCGCTCTCGGGGGC
This genomic interval carries:
- a CDS encoding acyl-CoA thioesterase; its protein translation is MTLPLSRPLGGLSPVPPRETRVTHVVFPGLTNHHGTLFGGEALSLMDSAAFIAATRHCRKKVVTRHLDAMEFRHPIPQGSLVELVARVVRTGRTSMTVQVDVFREDMYSETRELACAGTFALVALGEDGQPAPVPPLAAEE
- a CDS encoding ribonucleotide reductase stimulatory protein produces the protein MFDSLTGNVRRFATALAREAGGLPVGSVRDAPPAPGEGFLLLTYTFGSGQVPDSTAAFLREHGAGLRGVVSSGSYHWGENFGRAGDRIAAQFGVPLVARLNKGGTAADRAAVLAWLAGQGKESSAAWVSPVVAERTNEWIPGLN
- a CDS encoding alpha/beta hydrolase family protein gives rise to the protein MRSVLVPGLTLPPLAGAERLEVSGHGVRLGGYVWPQPQAAPLFVLLHGYGQDAAAMVRPAEALQARGAAVVSLSMRGWRGSGGCDDYGRSHPADLRAALGDVRARVPASSVVLLGFSMGGLMALLAARQGVPLDGVVAVSAPTDLRRVYETTGYRRLRRYYDAVLTPEQWVSCSPARFTRGWRVPTLNVVGLRDTICPPWEGQSFAAAVRGGLLEVPDMGHEPGPDHWPVIVEAALARFAPALVQR
- the polA gene encoding DNA polymerase I → MTSAAPDTLVLIDGHALAFRSYFALPPLTNKQGEATNAILGFLRLTLRLARQRSNQVIVVFDPPVKTFRHEQFDGYKSGRAETPADLPGQINRIREIVDAIGFPRLEEPGYEADDVIASLTRKAEGTGMQVRIVTSDRDAYQLLDDHVRVITNDFRLIGPAEVLEKYGVTVGQWVDYRALTGDASDNIPGARGIGPKTAAKLLQEYGTLEGIYAAAKAGTLKPDGTRQKLLDSEEAVEFSHRLSCMVTDLPLDVQLGAGRLPGNPDRLHELLTELDLHSVKRDVAALDGIESVLSVPDAVNDSTHRDAPHDAPESADVPAVPALTIQEAEWRTPAQGVIWGYRLSREDDLTAALVDAATLDLDGTTGTVRTAPTTEPAEWRKAEVYAQPGGLFDAPDEPAAPLTKTQQKAAEKARKEQEKAAAKLREQFPATVDDAQFVAQRSVTAAAAKALATHLSVRGTSVEPGDDPLLMAYLLDPANTTMSAVAGRYLNVPWPDDAAGRAAITAQLLDLLPPLLDDARRTLYDDMEKPLSAVLARMEVRGVRLDSEYLRGLSAATGARLSTLEAQIHSLAGREFQIRSRDQLEAVLYDELGLASGKKTKLTGKRSTAVAALEPLRDEHPIIPALLEYRELEKLRGTYLDPLPNLVNPRTGRLHTTFAQAAVATGRLSSLNPNLQNIPIRSETGREIRKGFIADPGFCLISADYSQIELRLLAHIADDPLMQQAFQDGADIHRRTAAQVLGLNEGTITPDQRRAAKTVNFGVLYGMSAHRLSNDLGIPYADAAGFIETYFATYPGIRAYIDRTLEFGRQHGYVETLYGRRRYVPELVATNRTLREAGERLAYNMPIQGTAADIIKLAMITLERELQGTGARLLLQVHDELLLEAPEDRAEEISGTVRRIMEGAASLTVPLAVEIGVGPNWYDTK
- the nrdE gene encoding class 1b ribonucleoside-diphosphate reductase subunit alpha; translated protein: MDPWIELNNKVLAGGVVDTSHDQEALRVYFREKVNPNTVTFPSLEEKIATLTERGVWDTAVFVRFTPQEVRAVFERAYGLNFRFRSFMGAFKFYSEYATMTPDRKQWLERYEDRLSVTALARSESLPEALELVEHLVNQTFTPATPTLMNSGKANTGRLVSCFLLQDCTDNLDSITKTLSFVAELSKGGGGIGVEVSNLRARGESLRGIQNVTKGVMGVAKMLDNMLRYADQAGQRPGAGAIYLSVMHPDFLDTLSAKKIASDEDARLKTLSMGATIPDIFLEKARAGQDIYQFYPHSLFQETKREFTSIDWTREYDTLAANPRLRKKLVSPRRILEDIAVTQGESGYPYLLFEGNANRANPIPNVGTIKMSNLCSEILQPTLPSTFHAYGQEDRDQVGLDVSCNLASLVIEQSLASGDLGRVVRSAVKLLDNVARSTSIHEVPAVKRANEEMRSIGLGAMGLHSFLAKNELVYGSPEALEFVNVYFAAVHYHARRTSMQIARDTGFVFQGFHGSRYQTGEHFAQYVQEDFLPTTPEVAALFDGHDLPTRADWHALVQDIQTHGLAHSFVMAIAPTGSISYVSNASASIMPITERVETRTSNKARTIYPMPHLNELTEWFYEEAYDMDQKRVIDTVAAAQRHVDQGISCTLFVPSNASTRTLQRYYLYAYARGLKTLYYTRLRKVSIDECLNCAI
- the nrdF gene encoding class 1b ribonucleoside-diphosphate reductase subunit beta, with the protein product MTRAPFTATNWSDPEDSFSVTFYEKYTSQLWFPDEIPLTNDAIHWKSLTEQERWTYMHASAGLNALDTLQGEVGMPALRGLVDGHIRKATLQFQGMMEDIHARSYSLMNKTFLTTTEERAVFAWVEAQPQLQFKIQFIEDVFRDPDVSDFGLWRKMVVSCMLETALFYSGFYYPLLLAGQGRMVSAGEIFNLIILDEAVHGVYVALLAQEKFAAMTEEEQAQALAWYEQSLDTLYRNELAYTEVLYGGVNLAQDVATFIRFNFNVLADNLGLDRRFPDEDVNPVVLNGIRSRGTTHDFFSAKGSSYAKLRVEALTDEDFSELWPAQEVAHD
- a CDS encoding HAD family hydrolase, producing MTIRALFFDIGGVLLSNGWDREQRAVVAAQFGLDATDFGERHKLAVPELELGRMTLDEYLEQTVFCHPQTFTPGEFRAAMEAQSTPHEGALALARDLATCHRLYALNNEGRDLNDHRVRTFGLSEFLLAFFTSSTLELMKPNPAIYRAALTLAAVAPHEAVMIDDRAQNTEAARRVGMHAIRYENAAQLREELAALGVE
- a CDS encoding thioredoxin → MTDPKPFVLFTQDQCPQCETLKRMLTLPLRGAFDDQIEVLHRQQNPDAFTALADAHALARTPALLHRPSGKLLLDTGSLGAVKAFLTQ